TTTGGACACTCTGCGGTGTGGTGGTTGGGGTGGCGGGGGTGGTTTGAAGTAGTGGTTTTGTTGGGGTGTTTGGGTGGGGTCGATGTGGGGTGGGGGGATGAAGGCGGGTGTGCCGGGGGTGGTGGTGATGGTCCATTGTTCTTTGTGGATGACGTGGTGGTGGTGGCTGCAGAGCAGGACGCCGTTGTTGGTGGTGGTGGGTCCGCCGTGGGACCAGTAGGTGATGTGGTGAGCTTCGCACCAGGGTGCGGGGATGGTGCAGTTGGGGAAGGCGCAGCCTTGGTCGCGGGTGGTAAGGGCGGTGCGTTGGGCGGGGGTGAAGAGGCGGGTTTTGTGGCCGAGGTCGAGGATTTCGCCCGTGGTGCCCAGGAGGGCGGGGATGATGTCGGCGTCGCAGGCGATTTTGCGCAGGGTGGAGGCGGGGACGGGTCCGGTGAAGGCGAAGGTCCCGGTCCCTGTTTCCACGCTGTGGTCTTTTCCTGCCGAGGTGGCGGGCGTGACGGGGTTGGTGGGGAAGAGGTCTTGGTAGTTGATGGTGGCAATGATTTGGGGTCGATTGCCGCCGGTTATGGGCAGGGTGTTGGTGGCGAGGGCGGTTTTGGCGGCGGTGATGAGGCCGTCGAGTTGTTTCTGGGCGCGGGTGCGCCGGTCCAGGTCGGGAAGCGGGGTGTGCTCGGATGCGCCCTGTTCTGGGGTGTGGTTCGCCGCCGGGGTCTCGGAACTGCCTGGACGGCCTGGATTGCCTGAACTGCCTCGGCTGTCTGGACTCGTTGCTGTGCCGGTGGTGGTGCGTGGGTTGGTGGCGGTGTTCATGACGGTGAGGAGGTGTTCGTATTGGTCGGTGGTGGCGAAGATTTCGAGGTGGTGAAGGCCGTGGCGGGGTTTGCGGATGAAGGCGCCTTGGGTGTGACGGAGGGCTTCTTCGGTGGGTTCGGTGCCGTCGGCGTCGATGGTGTCGGTCCAGCGTTGGGCCAGGCGGGTGAGGAAGTCAGGGTCGGTGGTGGTGGCGGCTGTGGTGAGGTGGTGTTCGATCGTGTCCAGGGTCTCTGCTGTGGTGTGGTGCTGGAGCCGGTCCAGGGTGGCGGCGATGATGGTCGCGGCGTGCGAGGACAGGGCCGGGCCCTGAGCCGACCCGGGCCAGGTGCCGGCCTCGGTGATGGATTCGGAGTTGGCGGGGGTATCAGTGCCGGCGGGTGTGAGGGCGGCGGCGAGGTGGGGCCGGGTTGGTGGGAGTGGTTCGCCGGTGAGGCTGGTGGCTGGGAGGACCTGGTGGGCGAGGGTGAGGCGGCGGCGGGCTTCGCGGATGGGGATCCGCAGGCGCAGGCGGAGGAACTCTGCGGTGTTCCGGCACCCGTCATCGGCCGGTGACACCACCGGGCGGCCCGGACGCGTGGGCGGGTTGGGCCAGGTCGCGTCGGTCTCAACCATGGCGGCGGACCGGTCAGCACCATTCGTGGGGGAGGTGTTCAGGGTTTCGACACCGTTGGTGTCCCACCGGCTGGTCCACTCCCCGGACCGGTTGGCGCGGGCCGTGGCTGCGGCGTCGGTGATGGCCTGGGCGCGGGTCCGGTCCACCGCCGCGGCGCCCAGGAGTTGCAGGTACTCCACGCTCCGGGCGAGGTCCTCGGCGCGGGCGGCGAACTCGGCGGCTTCGAGGTAGGAGGCAGACGCCAGCACGTCCGGGGCGGCCAGGGCAGCGACTGCCAACTGTGAGGCCAGCTCATTCAATGCATCCGGCTGACCGGGTCCGGCGGCTGATGGCTGTGGAGGCTCCTCCGCCCCGGGGACCGCGTGAAGGTGGGCCGGGTGCGGCAGCCCACTGCCGGCGTCGTACGCTTTCCCGCCGTACACCGCACCAAGATGCTCCCCAATGGCCTCCATAACCTCACTCTGCCAGCCACCACTGACATTGAAGACCCCCAAAACCCCT
This region of Arthrobacter sp. DNA4 genomic DNA includes:
- a CDS encoding HNH endonuclease signature motif containing protein, encoding MEAIGEHLGAVYGGKAYDAGSGLPHPAHLHAVPGAEEPPQPSAAGPGQPDALNELASQLAVAALAAPDVLASASYLEAAEFAARAEDLARSVEYLQLLGAAAVDRTRAQAITDAAATARANRSGEWTSRWDTNGVETLNTSPTNGADRSAAMVETDATWPNPPTRPGRPVVSPADDGCRNTAEFLRLRLRIPIREARRRLTLAHQVLPATSLTGEPLPPTRPHLAAALTPAGTDTPANSESITEAGTWPGSAQGPALSSHAATIIAATLDRLQHHTTAETLDTIEHHLTTAATTTDPDFLTRLAQRWTDTIDADGTEPTEEALRHTQGAFIRKPRHGLHHLEIFATTDQYEHLLTVMNTATNPRTTTGTATSPDSRGSSGNPGRPGSSETPAANHTPEQGASEHTPLPDLDRRTRAQKQLDGLITAAKTALATNTLPITGGNRPQIIATINYQDLFPTNPVTPATSAGKDHSVETGTGTFAFTGPVPASTLRKIACDADIIPALLGTTGEILDLGHKTRLFTPAQRTALTTRDQGCAFPNCTIPAPWCEAHHITYWSHGGPTTTNNGVLLCSHHHHVIHKEQWTITTTPGTPAFIPPPHIDPTQTPQQNHYFKPPPPPQPPHRRVSKDCPLGFTHDRKQQRKSLRTSPPPPGP